The genomic region GGGGGGTGTGCGCCCTCTCTAGGCCATTTTCTGCTTCAGTGGAATGGGAAGTTGGCCAGGAAACGGGCCCCGCCCGTCTCGGAGTTCTGGGTACCCCCCCGAGCCCCCTTTCTCGGGTGGGGTGTTTAAACCCGGTCTTCTCCCACGCTCCATCCCCAGGCGGCCCCAGCCCCAGGTCTCCCAGCAGCGCGGGCGCCTCTGTTCCCTGGGCACGTGTCAGACCCACCGCCTGCCAGAGATTATATACTGGCTCCGGTCTGCCTCCACCAAGGAGCCCTCAGGGAAGGCTGGCCGCAAGCCTCAGGATCCCCACAGCTACGGGCGCCGCCGGCGGCGCGAGGCCAGAGTCCCGCTACGTTTCCAGGACCCCAGCCTGCGGCAAGGCCAGCGCAATGCCCAGCTCGCTGGCTGATGCTGGGCACATCTCTGCTCGTCCCCTGACTTCATCGTGTATTGGGGCCGTGACCTCAAGTTTCAAGACCCCCTAACTCCACCTCCTGGGCTCTCCCCGCGCTGTGACTGGGCTGGACCCACGTGCACACCGGCCCCAGCAGGGACAAAGTATATTAACGACCAGAACTGAATAAAACGAGAGTTCCGTGTTTCGGTCGGCTTGTCTGTGCCCATTCTGGCCTCCCAATTTGAGCCGGGTCTCTAATATATTCTCCGCTTTATCCAGGCAATTCCACCCCCCAACGGAAGCCCCTCTGATTAACTTGAATCCGACCCGCTGTAGCACCTCCACGCCAACTCAGTCCCTACAGCTGCATCTCTCGTAGGTGGTTTTGGTGGGTCTACCGGACCCCAAAgcagtcccctccctcccctgggtGGTAGGGCTGAGATTCGCTCCGGCTCCCACGCGCGTGGGCTGAACTCTAAGCTGAGCTTCTTTCCtcgaagagaaaggagagaaaagagacaaagagtgGACTCCGGAGCCGAAGAAACGGGTTCGGAGGATAGGTGCTGCGTAGAACAGGGGAGGCCCAATGGTGGACAATCAGGCGGGTAGGAGTCTGAAGGCAGGGGATGCAATGGAGGGAGGGGATTGGACGCTGGAATTTGAAGGGGGCGGGAACTGAGCGAGAATTGAAGGGGGCGGGGATAGAAGATTAGAAGAGGGCGGGGATAAAACCCGGGGCTTGAATACCCGGCGAGGCACCCGAGAGGCAGAAATTGGGGTTCCTGGATTTTGGATAGTCGGAGGCGACAGGAGCTCCGGAGGCGCATCAACCAAGTCGTGGACTCACAGCACTAGGACATATGCAAGTGGGAGGCTCCAGTCCGGCGTTCTAAATAGggggtgggtgtgtatgtgtgctcggGCTTGGTCCCCAGGATCCGGTCGGCGGACCCCTGACTCAGCGTGGTAAGTTCCGGACTGTAGGGGCGCGAACTCCTGCGGGGGCCTGAGGATTGCGTCTTGGGCTGGGAGTGCGGGCATCTCCATCACTGTCCTCGACGCTCGCCTCTGCTCTCAGCCTCAGCATCCCCGAGGCATGCGCAGCAGTGTGcttcctcccccatccccttcggcccggggctgggggaggggacgcTGGGTCACCCCAGAGCACATGAATTTATAAAGAACCCCCCTCAACTCTCCTCCGCCCCCGTCCCCTGCCACAAGTCCCCCACCCCTAGTCCTTGCCTCGGAATGGGAAGCGGAAATGAAGTGGACAATGCCAACGTCCGGCAGGTGTTCATTTCAAAATCGGTTTGGGAATAACGCTTTTCCCGAGATCCCGCAACTCACCCTGGACCAGTTTCCCGCCTCGACCCCCAaatcttgaaagtcctttggaggGGGCCACTGTCCCCGCACCACGTTCTCAGAATAGCCACAAAAGGGGTTAACGCGAATTATCCGCCCTGCCTTTCTGTGCGTTCACAGAGGTCCCCGGCTGAAGTCCCCCCCAACACTGGAGTCTACGGCCAGGACCCTCAGGACCCCGCAGGTGTTAGGGAAGGTTGAGCTGGCGTCCTACATTCCTGGGTCTGCGGAGAAGGGGCTGGGGGTCTGGGGAATGACCCTGTGTCCTCCTCCCAGGGCTGTAGCCTGACATGGCTGAAGCTCACCAGGCGGTGGGCTTCCGACCCTCACTGACTTCGGACGCGGGGGAAGTGGAGCTCGGTGCCCCGGTGTTACAGGAGATCTACCTCTCCGGACTGCGCTCTTGGAAAAGGCATCTCTCCCGTTTCTGGGTGAGAAGGGCTGCGACGCGGTTTCCTTCCGGGAATCCAGTTACCTGTTTCCAGGATACGCGAGGCTCCCTTCCTGGCATCCCGGGTGGTCCCGCTTCTGGGAGTTTTCATGTCCACTTCCAAAACCCCTTAAAGCCAATTCCGGATTCTCTGTGGCTCACTGCTGGGTTCCTCAACCTCGCCTAGGAGAACTGCCATTCACCTGTGGTACCCACTTCCTGGACGCTCTTCACACTCTTCCCACAAACACAACTTCCACCCCAATTTCTAGAACTCAGTCCCCTTACCTGTGGTGCGCCTCTCACCTTTCCCAATCATCTCCAGGCTCTTAAATGAGATGCTCCCTGTTCCAGAACCCCATGGCCTGATCAACGACTTGGGTAGCCCACACCCCAGTCCTGAAGGCCCCCTTTCCCAAAGCCCTTGCCCACTGGCTCTCTGCACCACCTCCTTGCCCCTGCTCTCTGGCTCTCTGCGCCACCTCCTTGCCCCTGCTCTCAGCCCCCAGTACCCTCTCCAGTATGTGGCACACCCTCCCTCTGGTTCTGAAATGTGAACCTCCACCGActgaatcccaaactcccacttcTTGCCTTTGCCCTAGGATGCCTTAGAATGCTCACATCCACCTAGAACCCGTGTCAGCCCCGGGGTCCCCAGTTCTAGAAGTCTGGCACCATCTATGGagtctccctggagaaggaaattgcagcccactccagtattcttgcctggagaatcccatggacagaggagcctggcaggctacagtccattgggtcgcatagtcggacatgactgaagtgaattagcatggGCTCATGGAGTCTCCCTGCTGGCCACACCCTCTTTGTGAACACAGATCTTGAATGCCTTTGCGGTCTATCAGGACTGAATTTGagtcctgactctgccactgactagctgtgtggccttgggcaagcgcgtctctctgagcctcagtatccCTACATGTGAAACAAGAGTGATGGTAGCACCTCCCTCACAGCACAGTTGCAAAGATTAAACAAACTCTCACGTGTAAGCCTTGAGTCAAGAGCTTGGCCCATGGCAAGTGCTGAAGGTTagcttttttttggctgcagcttGAGGCATgtggcctggagaaggaaattgccaccccctccagtattcttgcttggaaaattccagggacagaggagactggcgggctacaatccatgggtcgcagaaagttggacatgattgagcacaaggcatgtggaacttccccgaccagggattgaacccgtgtcccctgcagtggaagcgaggagtcttaaccactgcaccaccagggaagccctctgagtgTTAGCTTTTGATTATAATATGGTTCTTCGTTTGCAAAATATCTGTGGAGCATTTGTGAAGGGCCTGGCACCATTTGAGACCCTGGGGACATGGCAGGGAGCAAGACAGACAGAGTCCTTTCCTCATGGGGAAGATAAGTACTCAAAATGTAGAGTATGTCAGATGGTGACGTGCTATAATGGACGATGATAATGTGGGCAGGGAAGAGGGAGCATGGAGATGTTAGAATACAACCCGGGGGAAGCCCAGGGTTCTCTCTGGAAGCTGGAACATTTGAGCAGGCTGGATAGCACTTCTATGGCCATATTGGTTGTTAAAACGATTGTTAAAATAGAGATGTATCTGCTCCAGTGAGTAAATAGCCACTAACCCAAACCCCCAGAGAACCCCTTTCAGCCCTACCCCTGGGAACCCTTGGGCCTCAGGCCAATCCAGCAACTAAAGTGTTAACTTGTGgtttaataaacacacacatacatacacacataaataggTATGTAAACTAAGATGTaattatatacagaaaaatgagGATGTTTTAAGTGTACAGACCTTGAATTTTGTAGTATCTTTGTAACTGGGGTAATACCTATGTAACCAGCTCCCCAACAAAACAGCATAGCCATCATTCTAGAATGTTCCTTAGAGCCCCTTTCCTGCCAGTACCCCTTACCTCGCGCTCGCTGCAAAGCAATCACCGTTCTGATTTCTATGCTTATAGATGGATTTGAACTGGTGTTGCTATGTCGAAAAATTTTAACTGTAACGCCTGTATTCAGAGTCAGCTCTGAAACTCCTTTCTGACTCAAATGCCACTGATGGTCAGTGGCCCCCACCAGACACTCATATTAGTATAACTGATAATTGTAATAGTGACTCTTTCCTTTCAGTTACGTAGCTGCCTCTCGCCCTGATGGTCACTTGGAGTTCTCACATCCTTCCTTTCCAGTCAGGGACCCCAGGAACCACCCTGAAGCCGTAGCTCCTGGAACTGGGTCCCAAGGAGAGGGCTGTGCCCTCAGTAACACCAGAGCTGTAATTCCAGAGACTCATTGCTAAGCCTGaatttcttcacttaaaaaatgGGAATCTTGACAGCCCCTGCCTTGAGGGACTGTTGTAACCATTAGTTGTCTTAGGAGAAGGTCTGACTCACAGAAGTCACCACTCCAGCATGGCCGTTCTTATCTTACATACCACACAGGTGCTGTGTGACCTCCGGCGTGTTAGTAACTTCTCTGGCCTTCTGCTTCCTCATTTCTAAAACCATACTAGAGAGTAATAGATCTCAGGCTCTATACCAAGCAAACCCTTTGAATATATTGCTCATCTGGTCCTCATTAAGACCTCTTTTTTTGTCATGCTGAacgacttgcaggatcttagttccctaatcagctAATCAGTGATTGAACCCTGGCCATGgcggtcctaaccactggaccactagggaattccctcattTAGAGCCTTCTAAGGGAAGCCCATcattagtcccattttacagatgaggaaacagaaactcGGAGAGAGAGTTTCACTtcccccaggtcacacagctgccaTGATGCAGAAGTAGAGGCAGACCTGGAAGAATTAGAAGTCTGGCTCTGGAGCCTATGCTGACTCCTCACTATCCTGGGCTGCTTTTCTAGAACATGGTCTCAGTACTGATGCCCACGAGTTGTGAATTACACGCAGTGGGTCACCTGGGCCAAGCATGTGGCTTTGGTGTAGGTGGTTCATTGGCAGGAGATTAGAGTGTTGCCTGAGATGGTTTCCAAACAGATATGAAATTCTGAGATACAGAAGACTTCAGAGTATGGTACCCTCGTCCGGCTGGTTTGAGTTATTGACAGTGCCCTCTGGagccaggagacctggattcgaatCATGCCTCCACCACTTCCTGGCCATGTGGCCTGGGATGAGGTCTTCAAACTTCGTGTCGCCTCCGTTTCTTCACCCATATGATGGAGATACGAATAATTACTATCTTACTGAGTGTGACGGGGGACAAAATGATTTAATGATGCTCCTGGTACTTGGGAAATGCTATAGAGAAATTTTCTGATATTAGGAAGCCCCTGTTCTATTGCAATCTAGAGCCCTAGATAGAAGCactgaaaacatcttttaaaaaaagaaaaactaaacaacaaaaataaccagGTTCGCCAGTAACCTCCTTCTGCCAAGCCAAAGGGAGATTGCCCAGTAAATAAATCCCCAGTGAGAAGAAGATTAGCGACAAAGAGGACAtggtaatatttattgagctcctatgGTGTGCCTGACTCTGAGCTATGCAATTGACCACCCTGcgccaccctaccccacccccagccctctgcTTCATTTTCTCCATAGCACCTCTTGCCATCTGACTCATTCCACTAAAGCCTGTATTTATGTAGGTGTTGTCTCTATCCCCCATGAGAGCAGGAATCTTGCTGTCTTGTCACTGCTGTTGGACTGCAGTAAGCCTTTGTGGAATGACATTTCCTCATCCAGCCCTCGTGACAGCCCTATGAGCCAAGTACTGAGATTTGGATtgttcccattctacagatgaggaaactgagacacggAGGTAAAGTCACGTGCTTGCAGTCACTCAGCTAGGTAGTGACAGAGCAGAGATTTGAGCCCAGAGGGTGGGGACTCCAGAGCCCAAGGTCTTAACCATGATctctgggaatttcctggcagtccagtggtaaggATTGTGTGCTTCTCTGGAAGactgcaggaggcacagttttgatccctggtcagggaactaaattcccGTAAGCCGCACAGTTtgtcaaaaaaaaagtttatacttGTAAATGGCACCTGGCATGTAGTAAGCACTCATTAAATGTTAGTTATCACTTCCCGGGAGTTGGGAGTTTGGTTAGTTACCCAGCAGCTTGTGGGatgttccctaaccagggattgaaccctgaccaTGACAGTGAAAGCAAGGAATCCTATcaacttgaccaccagggaatcccaacccaacattttcattcattcctcaTTCATTCCAAGGCCAGCTCCTGAGCTCTGGACCCTGCTGTATcaattgttttgcctttttgacAGTCTCACCTTCAGGGTCCTGCCTGAGAGTAACCCCTCCTCCGGGAGCCCTCCCTGACTCCCTCAGCCTGAGCAATCTGCCTTATCCTATCGCCATGACCACTCACTGCATTCTGGTCTGACCTCCTTGGGGGCAGGACCCAGATCTGTTTATTCCTCACGGTATTTTGGGCACGCATCTCAATGCTGAGTCAACATCTAAGAGTGGTGCTTAGCAGATCGGATAACTGATTGAATAGGTGACCTTTCCTCTCCACAGAACGACTTTCTCACAGGCCTGTTCCCTGCTAGCCCCCTCAGCTGGCTTTTCCTCTTCAGTGCAATTCAACTTGCCTGCTTCCTCCAGCTGGATCCTTCCTTAGGACTGATGGAGAAGATCAAAGAGTCTCTGCCAGACTGGTGAGGTTCCCCACTTCAACCCAGTAACCTCCTAACCCCTTGGCCTCCACCCAGGACATTTCTGTATCAGCATGTGTGCCTGTTAAGGAAAAGTCACCTCTAAGACTTACCTGGGGTCAGATTAATAAAGGTAAAGCATCAAGTAAAGGGAGGTGATTTCCTCTATTGTCTCTGCACATTTTTCATCCTGGCTGCTTCTTGCTAAAGGGAATGTTGGCAAACCAGACAAAGGCCAGGTATGGTTATATATACTAACAGAAGTATGAGTTCTGCTAATCTGCAGTTGTGTGGTCTTAGGCAAGAGACCTCACTGTTCTTGGTGTCAGGGGCTTCACGACCCAAACGAACTTTTGGGCCAAAACAATGATTGGTTTTTAGGGTGGTTGAGGAATTAAACAAAATCATGCATGTGGAATATATAGTACAGTACTAGGAGGTACTAGGatctaccctggtggctcagacggtaaagcgtctgcctacaatgcaggagacctgggttcaatccctgggtcaggaagatctcctggagaaggaaatggcaacccactccagtattcttacctggaaaatcccatggatggaggaacctggttaggctacagtcctagccttggggtcgcaaagagtcggacacgactgagcgacttcactcattcactcattagGAGGTTATGAAATGGGAGTAGTTGAGTGATTATTGTTGTCTGGAAATCAGATGTAGGTGAAGTTGCCAGATAGCCTGAAAGGGCAGATCTAGGATCGGAAGTAGAAATTTCCAGAAAGGCTAGATTTACCTAATCTGAAGAGGGTAAGTGACTCCCTTCAGGTCCTCCAGGTGGGATTCACTCATAGTCTGTCCTATTGCAACTTTGCAAACATGTTGACTTACTGTATCTTTAGACCAGCCATTCCTAATCTTGAGTTTGTATTAGAGTTATCTGGGAGGCTTGTTAAAACACTGATTGCTGGGCCTGGGGCCCAGGAATTTGTATTTCTGACAAGCTCCCAGATGGTGCTCTTGCTGCTGGTCCAAGGGCCACACATTGAGAACCTCTGCCTCAGGGTGTAATTTGATATCCGGTatagtgaaagtagctcagtctgCCAGACTCTGGgatcccacagactatacagtccatggaattctccaggccagaatactggagtgggtagcctttcccttctccaggggaatcttcccagcccaggaatcgaactggggtctcctacattgctgacggattctttaccaactgagccatcagggaagcctgatatctGGTATATTTCAATAGAAATACCAGCTCGCATTTATTAAGCTTCTACCAATTTCCATGGGATGTGATTTTAGAAACTTGGTGTCTCCATATTCCTGAGGGGAGATGGTGGGCACACCAAGAGAGAGAATCACACGTCTAGCACTTCACAAGTGAGGAAACTGGACTTTTTCTGACTGACTCTAATTCTACGGGACATTCTTGGCTCCAACAGCCAAAAGATCAGAGTCAGAGAGTGTTAGGAACAGCAGGCGCTGGGTAGGGCTGGAGGGGAGGGATGTTCTGAGGCCAGGAGACGCGGGCCTATTCTTTTTCTCTACCCGCCCCCAGGGGTGGACAGCATCACAGGCTGCGGGGGGTCCTGGCGGCCGCGCTGTTTGCGTCCTGTCTGTGGGGAGCTCTGATCTTCACGCTTCATGTGGCCCTGAGGCTACTTCTGTCCTACCACGGCTGGCTCCTCGAACCCCACGGAGCCATGTCCTCGCCAACCAAGACCTGGCTGGTATGGGAGAGGCAGAGCCCTTGATCAAGCCCCCTCTGCCCTTTTCTCTCTGTGGAGTGCCACCCTCGCCGCGCCCCCACTCTCACCCCAGCACCTTGGCCCCGGGCTGCAGTGAGGCGTTTAATGAACTACTAATTCCTGCTCCCCACCAGGCCCTGGTGCGCATCTTCTCCGGCCGCCATCCAATGCTCTTCAGTTACCAGCGCTCTCTGCCGCGTCAGCCTGTGCCCTCCGTTCAGGACACTGTGCGCAAGGTGGGCCAAGTACcccaggatggggagggaggcggccgAGCTGGTAGGAGGTTGTCTATGGGACCCGCCCTCTTCCCTTCCGTGCCCCGCAGTATCTGGAGTCTGTCCGACCCGTCTTCTCCGACAAGGACTTCGACTGGACCGCGGGCCTAGCGCAGGAATTCCTGAAGCTGCAGGCCTCACTGCTGCAGTGGTACTTGCAGCTCAAGTCCTGGTGGGCGTCCAATTACGTGAGTACCGCGTCCTGTAGGCGAAGCTTCTGAACCTGCGCTCCTAACTCTGCGAGGTCTACGTCCCGCCCTA from Bubalus bubalis isolate 160015118507 breed Murrah chromosome 18, NDDB_SH_1, whole genome shotgun sequence harbors:
- the ADM5 gene encoding putative adrenomedullin-5-like protein; amino-acid sequence: MTAHILLLLLVASSILGDPDSAGRRPQPQVSQQRGRLCSLGTCQTHRLPEIIYWLRSASTKEPSGKAGRKPQDPHSYGRRRRREARVPLRFQDPSLRQGQRNAQLAG